One window of Paralichthys olivaceus isolate ysfri-2021 chromosome 20, ASM2471397v2, whole genome shotgun sequence genomic DNA carries:
- the trib1 gene encoding tribbles homolog 1 gives MVNRSIRMNLQWGSPAPCIRAVRVAHKRLDSDDQPPAKCARLSAEAGDSNTQGLLGTSPGSPVSPVSHTPSATHQGPSRIGPFLLLPLADRESMHSAMNTDTGDELLCKVFDMWVYQEKIRAYGILPAHKNVAGIRDIILGECKAYVFLDKDFGDMHTLVKSCRRLDEEHTCRLFRQVALAVAHCHQAGIVLGDLKLRKFVFTDEKRTQVRLESLEDCRVLEDPNNDSMSDTHGCPAYVSPEILSGSAPYSGKMADMWSLGVMLYTMLVGRYPFHDPDPATLFSKIRRGQCCLPEGLSTKAKCLLQSLLRKEPWERLTAAELLVHPWFHQPPSSQEGVLGEQEVSSAEQMVPSFDVEEEDDLFC, from the exons ATGGTGAATCGGTCCATCCGGATGAACTTGCAGTGGGGCAGCCCGGCACCTTGCATCCGCGCCGTGCGGGTCGCTCACAAGCGGCTGGACTCAGACGACCAGCCACCGGCGAAATGCGCCAGGCTGAGCGCCGAGGCGGGGGACAGCAACACGCAGGGGCTCCTCGGCACCTCGCCCGGATCCCCGGTCAGCCCCGTCTCCCACACTCCCTCGGCCACCCACCAGGGACCCTCCAGGATAGGACCGTTTCTGCTTCTACCTCTGGCGGACCGGGAGAGCATGCACAGCGCCATGAACACCGACACTGGCGACGAGCTGCTGTGCAAG GTCTTTGATATGTGGGTGTACCAGGAAAAGATCAGAGCCTACGGGATACTACCCGCCCACAAGAATGTGGCCGGCATCAGGGACATCATCCTTGGCGAATGCAAGGCCTACGTGTTCCTCGACAAAGACTTTGGGGACATGCACACGTTGGTGAAGAGCTGTCGCAGGCTGGACGAGGAGCACACCTGCAGGCTCTTTCGGCAGGTGGCTCTGGCGGTGGCGCACTGTCACCAGGCTGGGATCGTGCTGGGGGACCTCAAGCTCCGCAAGTTTGTCTTCACCGACGAGAAAAG GACACAGGTGAGACTCGAAAGCCTCGAGGACTGTCGCGTCCTGGAAGACCCAAACAACGACTCCATGTCAGACACCCATGGCTGCCCCGCTTACGTCAGCCCGGAGATCCTCAGCGGCTCAGCGCCTTACTCCGGCAAGATGGCAGACATGTGGAGCCTGGGAGTCATGCTATACACCATGCTGGTTGGCCGCTACCCCTTCCACGACCCAGACCCGGCCACACTGTTTTCCAAAATCCGCAGAGGCCAGTGCTGTTTGCCAGAGGGCTTGTCAACCAAGGCCAAATGTCTGCTCCAGAGCCTTCTGAGGAAAGAACCCTGGGAGAGACTCACGGCAGCCGAGCTGCTCGTCCATCCGTGGTTCCACCAGCCGCCTTCGTCGCAGGAAGGGGTCCTGggtgaacaggaagtgagctCGGCGGAGCAGATGGTGCCATCCTTTGACGTCGAAGAGGAGGATGATTTGTTCTGCTGA